GTGTCCAGCATTAGgcgtttaaaaacattttggccgggtgcagtggctctcgcctgtaattccataattttggaaggccgaggtggcagattgcttgagcccaggggttggggaccagtctgggcaacatagggagaccaccATCTCTACCCCcccaaaattttatatatatttactttatatataatatatggtaaaatattttatatttatatatatataaagtaaaaatattttaatgtccatgtttatgttttctttcgtttttttttgtttttttttttggttttttttgacagggtctcaccctgtcgcccaggctggagtgcagtggcatgatctcagctcaccacaacctgcgtctccaggctcaagcgattctcctgcctcatcctcccgagtagctggggttacaggcacaggccactactgcccggcgaattttttttttttttttttttttttgagatggagtctagctctgttgcccaggctagagtgcagtggtgctatctcggctcactgcaacctccacctcccacctcaagcagtcctcctgcctcatcctccccagtagctgggattacaggcgaatgccactacgcctggctaattttcgtatttttagtagagaagggggtttcaccaGCTTGGtgaggctggtgtcaaactcctgacctcaggtggtccaccgcctccttccctcccctcttatCCCCTCCCCTcctacccctcccctcccctgccctgcccttcctttccctcgccctttcccttctcttccctttcctttttccttccttccttccgttccttccttccttcctcccttctttcctcccttcccttccctcccttccctcccttcctttcattcctttcttccttattgGGGTTGGAGGGAGTGAACATAATTCTTATCTTAATTTCTGAGACTTTAGAGACTGCTTTCTAAGTTAATAATTCaggtgtcctttttttttctctctcttaatgGTGATAAAGTAGACCGAAAGGATGGCTTAACAACTGAAACACCCGGTGAAGTATCTGAACACCCAAAAGGATTTTATGTGGAAACAGTTATCATATATAAAGAAGATTTTGTTCCAATTACAGAAAAGATCCTCAACTATTGGAAATCGTGGACTGGTGGCCCTGGTGCAGAACCATGACTGGCTGCTGAATTCTGAAAACCAGGACTTGGTTCAACATTTAAATTTGATAGTTGCCTCGATTCCCATTTTGTGTTTGTGAAaggtgtatgtatttaaaattgcTATAAAACATAATCACTAATAAtctgcaataaatattttcttgaaggAATCtagctgcattttcttttttttttttttgagagggagtctccttttttttttttttttgagagggagactccagtcacccaggctgaagtgtagtagcgcaatctcggctcactgcaagctctgcctcccgggttcatgccattcttctgccccaggctcctgagtagctgggactacaggcgcccactaccacgcccggctaattttttgtatttttagtagagacggggtttcaccgtattagccaggatggtctcgatcttaccttgtgatccgcccatctcggcctcccaaagtgctgggattacaggtgtgagccaccgcacctggcctactatCTGCATTTTCGAGAGGTGTTCCTCTGTATTTGCATGAGTGAAAGACTGATGTGAAATTTCACATAAAGCTTCCATAAGCTTGATTTCCTGAAACTAGTTAAGgaagatttgtatttctttcatgtTGCTATTAGGCACAGCTTTACTGGCCACTTTAAGGTTAGTTTCGGCAAATCCCCACATTCAGTTTGGGATTCTACTGAATCTACAGTAGCCCTTTGGGTACTACTGCATACTGGGTAAGTATAATATAAATTAGATTGTAACTTCTGAATTAAATAGACTGGACCTATTCTTTAGGACTAGTGCACATACCCCTCATTCCTTCGGCAGGTGTGGATTACCCACCAGCTGTGGCCAGTGCTATTCTAATGCTGAGAATGCAGTCAGAACGACATGATTGATGCTGGACCAGTTTCCTCAGTGGTCTCTTGGTTGCAGGCAACAAACAAGTGAACTTAAATCAAAAGGGGGTGTTTATACAAAATGTATTGTCGCTCAGAATTAAAGCAGAGAGTatgggccaggagcggtggctcacgcctgtaatccccacactttgggaggccgaggtgggtggatcacgaggtcaagagattgagaccatcttggccagcatggtgaaaccctgtctctgttaaaaatacaaaaattagctgggcatggcaccatgcgcctatagtcctagctacttgggaggctgaggcaggacaatcgcttgaacctgggaggtggaggttgcagtgagctgagatcgcaccactgcactccagcctggtgacagtgagagtccatcttaaaaaaaaaaaatgcagagtatGTTGAGGTCTTCAGAAGACCTGACACTGGGACTGAAACGCAGGCAGCCACTTGATGAGCCTGCCTGGGCTCTCGGCCTTGCTTTTCTTATTGCACACAAGCTGCTTTTCCCACCTTTCTGGAGTAATACAAGTATCCCAAGAAGATACTACCTCCCATGTGCAGTGCCAAAGTCTGACCAGCCTCTCCTCAACCCAGTGTTTGGCTTCCACCCTTGCAAGAGACTCGGTTCAGTTTTTATCAGATCCCTGCCTATGGATTATAGAGACTGCCTCAGTTATGAATAATGTGGCATTTGTTTCTCATGTAGGTAGTGTTTTCCTGTTCATAGCTATCAGGACCCTGTGAGTAGAGATGTGTGGTGGGACAGGAATTAGACATTTCAGGGTTCCTCTATAGTGCTATGACCTTCAGATCCTCATCTTGATTTCTCACTGGTGTCAGTTCCACCATATGGGTGGCCTGaggagtgctgtggtgcagtcAGCCTTAGTGACAAGGATTCCAAAATCACAACAGCTCCAGATGCTGGCAGCAGAGACTCAACTTCCCAAGGGATATCAGGTCAGGCATGGATTCGTGCCAGTTGGCTGTGTATTCCAGTGGACCATCTTGGTTGGCATCAAACTGATGAATGAGAAGCAGTGTGCGACAGTAGACGGGGAAGGTGAGAAGCAAGTGAATCAGAAGTATGGGAGAGATGGGAACAGTAGCATGAACcttttggaagacatttcctaACATGAGGGACTTCCAGAGAAACCAAGGGCAAGGGCTGAAGGGCTGTGGCACTTGGCAGGTGAGAGTTGTTAATGGAGCACACCTAGGATAAACAGCTGAACTTCTATTCTCACCTGGCAGTCTGTACCCAGGATCTGTACACTTGTGGGGCTTAAGGGGA
This genomic interval from Theropithecus gelada isolate Dixy chromosome 10, Tgel_1.0, whole genome shotgun sequence contains the following:
- the SMIM26 gene encoding small integral membrane protein 26 isoform X1, whose amino-acid sequence is MYRREFTAWYRRMSVVYGIGAWSVLGSVFYYNWTMAKSSVDRKDGLTTETPGEVSEHPKGFYVETVIIYKEDFVPITEKILNYWKSWTGGPGAEP
- the SMIM26 gene encoding small integral membrane protein 26 isoform X2; its protein translation is MYRREFTAWYRRMSVVYGIGAWSVLGSVFYYNWTMAKSSDRKDGLTTETPGEVSEHPKGFYVETVIIYKEDFVPITEKILNYWKSWTGGPGAEP